In the genome of Saccharomonospora viridis DSM 43017, one region contains:
- a CDS encoding Crp/Fnr family transcriptional regulator yields MDETLARAGIFQGVEPAAAEALAQTLESVEFPRGHVIFSEGEPGDKLYIIKSGKVKIGRKSADGRENLFQIMGPSDMFGELSIFDPGPRTSTATTVTEVSAVTMDRPALRQWISTRPEIAEQLLRVVARRLRRTNNMVAELIFTDVPGRVARALLQLAQRFGSQEAGLLRVTHDLTQEEIAQYVGASRETVNKALADFAHRGWLRLEGKSVLILDPERLARRAR; encoded by the coding sequence GTGGACGAGACCCTGGCCCGCGCGGGCATCTTCCAGGGTGTGGAACCGGCGGCGGCCGAAGCGCTCGCGCAAACCCTGGAATCAGTGGAATTTCCCCGCGGCCACGTGATCTTCAGCGAGGGCGAGCCGGGGGACAAGCTCTACATCATCAAGTCGGGCAAGGTCAAGATCGGCCGCAAGTCGGCCGACGGCCGGGAGAACCTGTTCCAGATCATGGGACCGTCCGACATGTTCGGGGAGCTGTCGATTTTCGACCCGGGCCCGCGCACGTCGACGGCCACTACGGTTACCGAGGTCAGCGCGGTGACGATGGACCGCCCCGCGTTGAGGCAGTGGATCTCGACGCGGCCGGAGATCGCGGAACAGTTGCTGCGGGTGGTCGCACGCCGGCTTCGCCGCACCAACAACATGGTCGCCGAACTGATCTTCACCGACGTCCCCGGTCGAGTGGCACGGGCGCTGTTGCAGCTGGCACAGCGTTTCGGCAGCCAGGAGGCGGGTCTACTGCGGGTCACGCACGACCTGACGCAGGAGGAGATCGCCCAGTACGTCGGCGCGTCGCGGGAAACCGTCAACAAGGCGCTCGCCGACTTCGCGCACCGTGGCTGGCTGCGTCTTGAGGGCAAGAGCGTACTGATCCTCGACCCGGAGCGGTTGGCCCGTCGGGCCCGCTGA
- a CDS encoding MFS transporter: MSNFVESGRTTLSDYRVALTTPAARRPLIASLLARLPIAMIGISELLYVQHRTGTYAVAGLVSAGTLIGVAIGSVVQGRLIDRFGPTRPLLVVVGLFAATMAGLIAAIENQTATPVLVALAWGIGLFEPMCGSASRALWRRLLPPGPALTAAYSYEAISMEVFFILGPGLAGALITAPWPGTGLVLGGACMVVGAVLFALSPAVRAWPPAPRTNAPLLGAFSSPGMRTLALAALGFGMVIGFVEVAVPAAATNAGNTALGGLLLSVWSVSSVAFGIVYSLRPWPRPLGLRLPVLLALFGACVALLAWPSTLWGLAVAMLASGALITPQSTAHSIVIEVVAPKGTAAEAFGWVLTAITLGLAIGQSASGYLVEHSGPALAFGVAAICALVLAGAVWLRRNTVRAPVEDERSTDAADAVAA, encoded by the coding sequence GTGTCCAACTTCGTCGAGTCTGGTCGCACCACCCTCTCCGACTACCGCGTCGCGCTGACCACACCCGCTGCTCGGAGGCCGCTCATCGCCTCCTTGCTGGCCCGGCTCCCGATCGCCATGATCGGAATCTCCGAGCTGCTCTACGTACAGCACCGGACCGGCACGTACGCGGTGGCCGGACTGGTGTCGGCGGGCACGCTGATCGGTGTGGCGATCGGTTCGGTGGTACAGGGGCGACTCATCGACCGGTTCGGCCCCACCCGACCGCTGCTCGTCGTCGTAGGCCTGTTCGCGGCGACGATGGCGGGGCTGATAGCGGCCATCGAGAACCAGACCGCCACCCCCGTGCTCGTGGCACTCGCCTGGGGAATCGGCCTGTTCGAACCCATGTGCGGCTCGGCGTCCCGAGCGTTGTGGCGCAGACTGCTACCACCCGGCCCCGCGCTCACCGCCGCGTACTCGTACGAGGCCATCAGCATGGAGGTCTTCTTCATCCTCGGCCCCGGGTTGGCGGGAGCCCTCATCACCGCTCCCTGGCCGGGAACCGGCCTGGTCCTCGGCGGAGCGTGCATGGTGGTGGGCGCGGTGCTGTTCGCACTGAGCCCGGCCGTGCGAGCCTGGCCACCCGCTCCCAGGACGAACGCCCCACTGCTCGGTGCGTTCAGCAGTCCCGGCATGCGCACACTCGCGCTGGCGGCACTGGGCTTCGGCATGGTCATCGGCTTCGTCGAGGTCGCCGTACCCGCCGCGGCCACCAACGCCGGCAACACCGCCCTGGGCGGTCTGCTGTTGTCGGTGTGGTCGGTGAGTTCCGTGGCGTTCGGCATCGTCTACAGCCTCCGCCCCTGGCCGAGGCCGTTGGGCCTGCGCCTTCCCGTGCTGCTCGCGCTGTTCGGCGCCTGTGTGGCGCTCCTGGCATGGCCGTCGACGTTGTGGGGTCTCGCGGTGGCCATGCTGGCCTCGGGTGCCCTCATCACCCCGCAGTCCACCGCCCATTCGATCGTCATCGAAGTGGTGGCCCCGAAGGGAACGGCGGCCGAGGCGTTCGGCTGGGTCCTCACGGCCATCACACTCGGCTTGGCGATCGGACAGTCGGCCAGCGGTTACCTGGTGGAGCACAGCGGACCAGCGCTCGCGTTCGGCGTGGCGGCGATCTGCGCGCTCGTACTGGCCGGAGCGGTATGGCTGCGCAGGAACACGGTCCGGGCCCCCGTCGAGGACGAACGGTCGACGGATGCCGCGGACGCCGTCGCGGCGTGA
- a CDS encoding MBL fold metallo-hydrolase, translating to MNHPAYGVLRPVSPIASVLLQNNPSTMTLEGTNTWVLQAPGAAGRIVVDPGHALDDHLETLAGLSGIELILLTHRHPDHVEAAPSLAERVDAPVRAFDASLCRGGDPLVDGDVVRAAGLTLQVVHTPGHTDDSIVLHLDHGGRTYAVTGDTVLGRGTTVLSDLGGYLDSLRKLGELPPGTLGLPGHGPELSDLVSTAAEYLRHREQRLDQVRQALRKLGDDATARQVVELVYADVDPALWAPAEESVRAQLEYLRSRG from the coding sequence ATGAACCATCCCGCTTACGGGGTGCTTCGGCCGGTGTCTCCCATCGCGTCGGTGTTGTTGCAGAACAACCCGTCGACGATGACGTTGGAGGGCACCAATACCTGGGTGTTGCAGGCCCCCGGGGCAGCGGGGCGGATCGTCGTGGACCCCGGGCATGCTCTCGACGACCATCTCGAGACGCTCGCGGGACTGTCCGGTATCGAGTTAATCCTGCTCACCCACCGGCACCCGGATCACGTGGAGGCAGCACCGTCGCTCGCCGAACGCGTGGACGCGCCGGTGCGGGCGTTCGACGCTTCCCTGTGCCGGGGAGGTGACCCGCTCGTCGACGGCGACGTGGTGCGGGCAGCGGGATTGACGTTGCAGGTCGTCCACACCCCGGGGCACACCGACGACTCCATCGTGCTGCACCTGGACCACGGCGGGCGGACGTACGCGGTCACCGGTGACACGGTGTTGGGGCGGGGCACCACCGTGTTGTCCGACCTGGGTGGTTACCTCGACTCGCTGCGCAAACTGGGTGAGTTGCCGCCCGGCACGCTCGGGTTGCCCGGCCACGGTCCCGAGCTGTCGGATCTGGTGAGCACCGCGGCCGAATACCTACGCCACCGTGAACAACGGCTGGACCAAGTGCGCCAGGCGTTGCGGAAGCTCGGCGACGACGCCACGGCTCGCCAGGTGGTGGAACTCGTCTACGCCGACGTCGATCCGGCGCTGTGGGCGCCCGCAGAGGAGAGCGTCCGGGCTCAGCTGGAGTACCTGCGTTCGCGCGGCTGA
- a CDS encoding NUDIX hydrolase, producing the protein MLPSPKEPPPQPVPAKDSATVVLVRDVEDGSGVEVFLQRRVRSMAFAAGMTVFPGGGVDQRDADASIGWVGPPPAEWARWFSCSEPLARALVCAVVREAFEESGVLLAGTESSVVADTGAYADARAALTSGELSLASFLAESGLVLRADLLRPWANWVTPEEEPRRYDARFFVAALPEGQVADGATTEVESAHWQRPEDAIADAEAGRVGLMPPTWCTLSEISRFSSVAEVLACERRIRRIMPRFVQDGERIVVKLS; encoded by the coding sequence ATGCTGCCGTCGCCGAAGGAGCCTCCACCGCAACCCGTTCCGGCCAAGGACTCGGCGACCGTGGTGTTGGTGCGCGACGTGGAGGACGGCTCCGGGGTCGAGGTGTTCTTGCAACGTCGGGTGCGCAGCATGGCGTTCGCGGCGGGGATGACCGTGTTCCCCGGGGGTGGGGTCGATCAGCGTGATGCCGACGCCTCCATCGGTTGGGTCGGTCCCCCGCCCGCGGAATGGGCCCGGTGGTTCTCCTGCTCCGAGCCGCTGGCACGGGCCCTGGTGTGCGCCGTGGTCCGGGAGGCGTTCGAGGAGTCCGGCGTTCTGCTGGCGGGTACGGAGTCCAGCGTCGTCGCCGATACCGGTGCCTACGCCGATGCGCGCGCGGCGCTCACCTCAGGTGAGTTGTCGCTGGCGAGCTTCCTCGCCGAGTCCGGGCTGGTGTTGCGGGCGGATCTGTTGCGGCCGTGGGCGAACTGGGTGACGCCCGAGGAGGAGCCGCGGCGGTACGACGCGCGGTTCTTCGTGGCGGCCCTTCCCGAGGGGCAGGTGGCCGACGGTGCCACCACCGAGGTCGAATCGGCGCATTGGCAGCGCCCCGAGGACGCCATCGCCGATGCCGAGGCCGGGCGAGTGGGCTTGATGCCGCCCACGTGGTGCACGCTCAGTGAGATCTCCCGGTTCTCCTCGGTGGCGGAGGTCTTGGCGTGTGAACGCCGGATACGTCGGATCATGCCGAGATTCGTGCAGGACGGTGAGCGGATCGTGGTGAAGCTGTCATGA